From Paenibacillus polymyxa, the proteins below share one genomic window:
- a CDS encoding Nif3-like dinuclear metal center hexameric protein — translation MTMTMGQMVNHLTKGIDIPNTTVDLLNPELRDTEIQGIVTAFCASQYVIEQAISLGANFIITHESIYYSHHGMQECLLHDPVYLHKSRLVADSGVGIYRFHDTIHRYQPDGVMVGLLQALNWHPYVVKQQPSSAILAIPAMEVKEIAEYMKAKLQIRYVRVAGEVSMPCERVGILVGYRGGGELAIPLFLHENVDLIIAGEGPEWETPEYVKDAVYQGQNKALIMLGHAESEAPGMKYLAETLSVQFPTLPVYFVEDRPVFEIL, via the coding sequence ATGACCATGACTATGGGGCAGATGGTGAATCATCTGACAAAGGGAATAGACATACCCAATACGACCGTAGATCTGCTTAACCCAGAGCTCAGGGATACTGAGATTCAAGGAATTGTAACCGCTTTCTGTGCATCGCAATATGTGATAGAACAAGCTATTTCGCTTGGCGCGAATTTTATCATTACGCATGAAAGTATTTATTATAGCCATCACGGGATGCAGGAATGTTTACTACATGATCCCGTCTATTTGCACAAATCTCGCCTGGTCGCCGATTCAGGCGTAGGCATTTATCGCTTTCATGACACCATACATCGTTATCAACCGGATGGAGTGATGGTTGGACTTCTTCAGGCGCTTAACTGGCACCCCTACGTTGTGAAGCAGCAGCCTTCTTCCGCCATTTTGGCTATTCCGGCTATGGAAGTTAAGGAGATCGCTGAATATATGAAAGCCAAACTTCAGATTCGTTATGTACGAGTAGCTGGCGAGGTATCTATGCCGTGTGAACGAGTGGGAATCTTAGTCGGATATAGGGGAGGTGGTGAACTAGCCATACCATTATTTCTACATGAAAATGTAGACCTGATCATTGCTGGTGAAGGGCCCGAATGGGAAACACCGGAATATGTGAAAGACGCTGTCTATCAAGGGCAAAATAAAGCACTGATCATGCTGGGACATGCTGAAAGTGAAGCACCTGGTATGAAGTATCTTGCTGAAACACTTTCCGTCCAATTTCCAACGCTCCCCGTCTACTTTGTTGAGGATCGCCCCGTGTTTGAAATATTGTAA